Proteins found in one Prochlorothrix hollandica PCC 9006 = CALU 1027 genomic segment:
- a CDS encoding DEAD/DEAH box helicase, translating into MKLLDLQFGDEISDIFRVDRFTPDDTWLDKICELRLVDGGKIELDLPKLREKLPQVFISPDSKSASQLVENWVPGIIILGYVMNINEQHIEVSCRQFRSPTITIPESLSITISDEFIDRYVAKYSKKAGNFKEAVRWLKDQFLLDDFGYWLVTQGSSNPSSEGGFSVLGKSYRIDLSKTPDGNLYPKRLIKLNNKNLSSEPVYLISQPLEFTDETIANVAQSAIINSLNNALKSENSWINSWRAYNEEEQRILEERFSTLPDLHYSSFSYEDYSEESRSIIHFNLSHDVVLNQWQKKITQEGLNIQILPETEIKEIQSSARVDGVAVECQLKKLQLIVEWSCDTSPQNKGFIRPSIALESSRIKTRDRALKKLENRQVKLPTLSLILEGSQIPQVPPRRERQNITQTAKRLFGGTPTPAQQKALSIALKTPDIALIQGPPGTGKTRVIQALLTLLTEGKRNEEVFENILVTSFQHEAVDNAIAGMKVSGLPVDRLGGQKGEDRGQALFDAWSEQVIQDVQKNIPEPEVPRRVLVEKLEDVVTHWRKAPSGRDSTQAVLEQFRDLTVDFLRPERCFELEKLLLARTQIVSPVMPKPVIEDEDNQVRLKKLLGKQCFTQDTFLENGSKQARSLKKFLDEHIDELSADQIEAVDIASNWDPEKSTHPEPWISLKAACQGIEDRLLEVPASNFPQEQNILDLEVETCLLNILSDLKNMKVSPEEKVYEALELFIRSLKEEKEKVREEIRQYASIQAVSCGQADSATLGMKDTQVFSLVIVDEAARANPLDLLIPMVKGRRIILVGDHKQLPHVLEREIEESLANQGSEKLEEVYRKSLFERLWDFLEKQSQFDNIERTVRLVDQFRMHPVIGKFVSDNFYADCPLNSSYVDAGNRINVTNLYNNKPIAWLDVPRQEGTGARSGKASWSRQAEVKRILEELKKILPILEERYPEVDPSHPQGMVGIITFYSGQEDAFNQALQDPKQGIKESWRKRVRVGTVDAFQGREYDIVYLSTVRSNQHQSIQKRLGFTALPNRLCVAFSRARCLLVGVGDSKCLAGLAPDGTPWSAPIKNFIDLCTSEAGYAEFKS; encoded by the coding sequence ATGAAACTTCTAGATCTTCAGTTTGGTGATGAAATTTCAGATATCTTTCGCGTCGATCGATTCACTCCCGATGACACTTGGCTTGATAAGATATGTGAACTTCGCCTAGTTGATGGAGGGAAAATCGAGTTAGATTTACCTAAGTTGCGTGAAAAATTACCCCAAGTTTTTATTAGCCCAGACTCTAAATCTGCCAGTCAATTAGTAGAAAATTGGGTTCCTGGAATAATTATTCTGGGTTATGTGATGAATATAAATGAACAACACATAGAAGTTTCCTGTCGTCAATTCAGAAGTCCTACAATCACAATTCCTGAGTCACTCAGCATTACTATTTCTGATGAATTTATTGATCGGTATGTTGCTAAATATTCAAAGAAGGCTGGTAATTTCAAGGAAGCAGTAAGATGGTTAAAGGATCAATTTTTACTAGATGACTTTGGATACTGGCTAGTCACTCAAGGCTCATCTAATCCTTCATCTGAAGGGGGATTTAGTGTTTTGGGTAAGTCTTATCGCATTGATTTATCTAAAACACCTGATGGTAATCTTTATCCTAAACGTTTAATAAAATTAAATAATAAAAACTTAAGTTCAGAACCTGTCTATCTCATCTCACAACCTTTAGAATTTACTGATGAGACGATCGCTAACGTGGCTCAATCTGCCATTATTAACAGCTTAAACAATGCACTTAAGTCGGAAAATAGCTGGATTAATAGCTGGCGAGCATACAATGAAGAAGAGCAACGGATTTTAGAGGAGCGATTTTCTACTCTTCCAGATCTTCATTATAGTTCCTTTTCCTATGAAGATTATTCTGAAGAAAGCAGGAGCATAATTCATTTTAACTTGTCACATGATGTAGTATTAAACCAATGGCAAAAGAAAATAACCCAAGAGGGGTTAAATATACAAATTCTTCCTGAAACAGAGATCAAAGAGATACAATCTAGCGCCAGGGTAGATGGTGTCGCTGTAGAGTGCCAGCTAAAAAAATTGCAACTTATTGTTGAATGGAGTTGCGATACTTCACCTCAAAATAAAGGTTTTATAAGACCATCAATTGCACTGGAAAGCAGTCGAATTAAAACACGAGATCGAGCCTTAAAGAAGCTAGAAAACCGTCAAGTCAAACTTCCCACTTTATCTCTCATCTTAGAAGGATCGCAAATTCCTCAAGTTCCACCCCGAAGAGAAAGACAAAATATTACTCAAACTGCTAAAAGATTATTTGGTGGTACACCTACACCTGCACAGCAAAAAGCTTTAAGTATCGCCCTTAAAACTCCAGATATTGCATTGATTCAAGGACCACCTGGAACTGGAAAAACAAGAGTAATTCAAGCTTTACTTACCTTGTTGACGGAAGGAAAACGTAACGAAGAAGTCTTTGAAAACATCTTAGTTACCAGTTTTCAGCACGAGGCTGTTGATAATGCGATCGCAGGAATGAAAGTATCTGGCTTGCCCGTCGATCGTTTAGGGGGGCAAAAGGGGGAAGATCGGGGACAGGCATTATTCGATGCGTGGAGCGAACAAGTGATTCAGGATGTCCAGAAAAACATTCCTGAACCTGAAGTTCCACGACGGGTTTTAGTTGAAAAACTTGAAGATGTAGTAACCCATTGGCGTAAAGCGCCCTCTGGAAGAGATAGTACTCAAGCCGTTCTAGAACAGTTTCGAGATTTAACAGTAGATTTTCTACGTCCTGAGCGTTGTTTTGAACTTGAAAAATTGCTTTTAGCAAGAACTCAAATAGTATCCCCAGTGATGCCAAAACCTGTTATAGAAGATGAAGATAATCAGGTGCGATTAAAGAAACTACTGGGCAAACAATGCTTCACTCAAGACACATTTCTTGAGAATGGTTCCAAACAGGCTCGAAGCCTCAAAAAATTTTTAGACGAGCACATTGATGAACTCTCTGCCGATCAAATAGAGGCAGTCGATATTGCTAGTAATTGGGATCCTGAAAAATCAACTCACCCAGAACCCTGGATTTCCTTAAAAGCGGCTTGCCAAGGCATTGAAGATCGACTGCTAGAGGTTCCAGCATCTAATTTCCCTCAAGAGCAGAATATTTTAGATCTGGAAGTTGAAACATGTTTGCTTAATATCCTTTCAGACCTGAAAAATATGAAAGTCTCACCAGAAGAGAAGGTTTATGAAGCATTAGAATTGTTTATTCGTTCCTTAAAAGAAGAAAAGGAGAAAGTTAGGGAAGAAATCAGACAATATGCTTCTATACAAGCAGTAAGTTGTGGCCAAGCAGATTCTGCAACACTAGGCATGAAAGATACACAGGTCTTTAGTCTTGTTATTGTTGATGAAGCAGCCAGAGCTAATCCTTTAGATCTTTTGATTCCAATGGTCAAGGGCCGTCGAATTATTCTCGTGGGGGATCATAAACAACTCCCACACGTTCTCGAAAGAGAGATTGAGGAGAGTTTAGCTAATCAAGGTAGTGAAAAACTGGAGGAAGTTTATCGTAAGAGTTTATTTGAACGGTTGTGGGACTTTCTCGAAAAGCAATCTCAATTTGATAATATTGAGCGTACTGTCCGATTAGTTGATCAGTTTAGAATGCATCCTGTTATTGGAAAATTTGTGAGTGATAACTTCTATGCTGACTGTCCCCTCAATTCTAGTTATGTGGATGCTGGGAATCGAATCAATGTAACTAACTTATACAACAATAAACCCATCGCTTGGCTGGATGTTCCTAGGCAAGAAGGAACTGGAGCAAGAAGCGGTAAAGCTAGTTGGTCTAGGCAAGCTGAAGTTAAGCGCATACTAGAAGAACTCAAGAAGATTCTACCAATCTTAGAGGAACGGTATCCAGAGGTAGATCCCAGTCATCCCCAAGGAATGGTAGGTATCATCACTTTTTATTCTGGACAGGAAGATGCTTTTAACCAAGCTCTTCAAGACCCTAAACAGGGCATAAAAGAATCTTGGAGAAAGCGAGTGAGGGTGGGAACAGTAGATGCTTTCCAAGGGCGTGAGTATGATATTGTTTATTTATCTACAGTTCGGAGTAATCAGCATCAAAGTATACAAAAAAGATTGGGTTTTACCGCTCTCCCCAATAGGCTTTGTGTAGCTTTTAGTCGAGCAAGATGTCTGTTAGTAGGAGTAGGAGATTCAAAATGTTTAGCTGGCTTGGCTCCAGATGGTACTCCCTGGTCAGCACCGATCAAAAACTTCATTGACCTGTGTACAAGTGAGGCTGGATATGCAGAATTTAAGTCCTGA